A window of Diabrotica virgifera virgifera chromosome 9, PGI_DIABVI_V3a contains these coding sequences:
- the LOC126892335 gene encoding histone H2A-like, producing MSGRGQGGKNKAAKSRSRSNRAGLQLPVGRIHRLLRKGNYAERVGPGAAVYLAAVLEYLAAEVLELAGNAARDNKKSRIIPRHIQLAIRNDEELNRLLADVNIAQGGVLPNIQAVLLPKKTGTKSTATEGKSTKGESQDY from the coding sequence ATGTCTGGACGTGGACAAGGAGGAAAGAATAAAGCAGCGAAATCTAGATCCCGTTCAAATCGTGCAGGACTCCAATTGCCTGTAGGAAGAATACATAGATTGTTACGTAAAGGAAACTATGCTGAACGTGTTGGGCCAGGAGCTGCTGTGTATCTTGCAGCTGTATTGGAATATCTAGCAGCCGAAGTGTTGGAGTTAGCAGGTAACGCAGCCAGAGACAATAAGAAATCCAGAATAATACCTAGGCATATTCAACTAGCCATAAGAAATGACGAGGAGTTGAATAGACTTCTAGCTGATGTTAATATAGCCCAAGGTGGTGTACTGCCAAATATACAAGCTGTTCTATTGCCAAAGAAAACCGGAACTAAAAGTACAGCTACAGAAGGAAAGTCGACAAAGGGTGAATCTCAGGATTATTGA